DNA sequence from the Gordonia polyisoprenivorans genome:
CGGGGTGACCCCGGTCACCATTGAGTTCATTTCGTTCAGTGGCGTGGACCACCCCGATCGGGCAGTGTGAGTGCGCCGGATGGACACGCTGTGGGAGGTCGGGCCGGTGGGCGGAGAACGAGGAGGTGCACGGGTGAGGGCACGGTTGCTGCCGCGGTCATTGGCCGGGCAGGCGGTCGCACTGCAGGTCGCGGTGGTCGTCGCGATCGTCGTGGTGGGCAGTCTCCTCGCGATCGTCGATGCCCGGGCCGACGCGAATCGGGCGGCGCGGGAGCAGGTGACCGCGGTGGCGGTGAGTATCGCCGACGCCCCGTCGACCGCCGCGGCGATCACCTCACCGGACCCTACGGCGCAACTGCAGCCGGTCACCGAGCACATCCGGCTGGCCACCGGCATCGCGTTCATCACGATCATGAACACCGACGGCATCCGCTACACCCACACCGATCCCCGGTTCATCGGTGGTCGCTATCTGGGCACCATTTCACCGGCCCTGCGGGGGGAGACGTTCACCGAGATCTACACCGGCACACTCGGTCCCTCGGTCCGCACCATCGCTCCGGTCCGCGCCGGCGACGGCAGCATCGTCGGCGCGGTGGCCGCCGGCATCACCCAGTCGACGTTGACCGAGGACTGGGTGTCCCAACTCCCGCTGATCGGCGCGATCGGCGGCGTTGCCCTGGTGATCGCGCTGGTCGGGCTGTGGGCGATCCGTCGGCGTCTGCTCCGTCATACCGGTGGGCTCACCCCGACGGAATTGCGGGTGATGTACGACCATCACGATGCGGTCCTGCACGCGGTCCGCGAGGGACTTGTCGTCGTCGATTCGTCGCGCCCGGTACTCGTCAACGACGAGGCGCGCCGACTGCTGGGACTCGATGAGCCGCTTCGGATCCCGGAGTTCATGACGTCGGGCACCGAACCGTTGCGCGACATTCTCGTGGCCGAGGGCGGGCGAGTGCTGATGGTGAATCGGTCACCGGTGCCCGGTCGGGATGCCGCGGTCATCACCATTCGTGACCGGACCGAGGTGGCCGAGGCGATGGGCGAACTCGACTCGATGACACGCTTCGCCGAGGCGCTGCGGTCGCAGGCGCACGAGTCGGCGAACCGGCTGCACACGATCGTGGCGCTGATCGAGATGGGACGGTCGGACGACGCCGTGCGCATGGCCACCGAGAACATCGAACTCTCCCAGAAACTCGTCGATCGGGTCGGTGATGCGGTGGTCGAACCGACCCTGGCGGCATTGCTGCTCGGCAAGACCGCACAGGCCGCCGAACGCGGTGTCGCACTGACCCTCACCGAAGAGTCGATGGTCGATGACCATGCGACGCAGGTCCTTTCGGCCGGTGAGCTGATCACCGTGGTGGGCAATCTGATCGACAATGCGCTTGACGCCGTCGACCCGGACGATCCCTGGGTGGAGGTGACCGTCGTCGGCGATGCCGCCCACGTGCACGTGGTGGTCGCCGATTCCGGACCCGGCATGACTCCCGACGAGTTCGCTCGAGCGCGACGCCGCGGTTACTCGACGAAGGCCGGTGGGGACACCGCCGGTCGCGGACTCGGTCTCGCGCTGGTCGCGCAGGTCGTGCACCTGCACGGCGGTACGATCCGAGCGGAGAACACTTACGGTTCGGTGGTCGGCGTCGAGATCACCGCCGGTGCGCAGACATCGACACCGACCGAACCGGACACCGGGAGGTTCAGATGATGCGATCAGGGCCGAGATGATCCGGGTGCTCGTGGTCGAGGACGACCAGGTGATCGCCGCCGCGCATGTCGACTTCCTGTCGCGCATCGGCGGATTCGACGTCGTCGCGCATGCAGCCACCGCGCAGGAGGCCCTGCGCCGGGCCACCGCGGCCGCCGACGGCGCTCACCCCGTCGACCTCGTCCTGCTCGATCTCGGCCTGCCCGACGCGAGTGGCATCTCGCTGGCCTCGGCATTGTCGGGCATCGTTCCGTCCCCCGACATCATTGCGATCACCGCGCAGCGAGACCTGGATTCGGTTCGAAGCGCGATGGCCCACGGGGTGCTGCTCTATCTCATCAAGCCGTTCACCTTCGCGGCATTCGGTGAGAAGATCCGGCAGTACCTGAGCTATCGCGAGGCGCTGACCGGTGGGGGAGACGCGGTGAGTCAACGCGACATCGATCGTGCGCTGGCGAACCTGCGCACCGCCGACACCCGGCGTACCGCCGCGAAGGGTCGTTCCCCGGACACCGAGGACGCCGTCGGGCGTGCCATCCGCGACAGCGGTGACGGTCTGACCGCCTCGGAGGTCGCCGGCGCGATCGGTAGCTCCCGGGTGACGGCCTGGCGCTACCTCGAACGTCTCGCCGACGACGGTACGGTCGACCGGTTCACCGAGTACGGCAACACCGGCCGACCGCAGATCCGCTACGTGTGGCGGGCGCGCTGAGCATTCGGCCGCCCGCCACGACGGTCAGCGCGTGGCGTCGAACGCCCGGGCGCGCAGTGAACGTTCCACTCCCGCACGGCCTTCGACGATGAGACGCTTGAGCGCGGCGGGATGGTCGGCGGCCAGGAACTCATCGGCGGCGGCGAGACCGGCCTCACTGATCTCCCACGACGGGTAGAGCCCGACCACCACCGTCTGGGCGACCTCGCTCGAGCGCCGCGACCACACACCGGGCACGGCGTCGAAGAACTTCGCGACGTACTCGCCCAGCAGTGCACCCTGACCGGGGCGGGCGAAGCCGGCGACGACGGAACGGGTGAAGATGTTCGAGGCCGAATCGTCGTCGACGGCCTGAGCCCAGGCATCGGCCTTCGCCTGCGCGAGTGGGCGGGCGGCACGGGCCGTCGCGGCCTGCCGGGCACCGGCGGCGGTGTTGTCGCGCTCGGCCTCGGCATCGATGACCGGGGTCGAGCCGGGGTCGGTGTCGATGGCGCCCGCGGTGGCCAGTGCGATCACCAGCCGCCACCGCAGATCGGTGTCGACGGTGAGCCCGGACAGCCCGTGCGACGCCGGGTCGTCACCGTCGAGCAGGCCCTTGGCCACGCCGACCTGATCGTCGTCGAGAGCGCCGGCCAACAGGGTGTTGACGAAGGCCAGCTGGTGATCCGAGCCGGGTTCGGCGGCGCGGGCGAGTTCGAGTAGTCGCGCCGAGAAGCCGGGACGCCCGGTCTGCTCGGCCCACGTCGGGTCGGCGTAGGACTCGATGGCGGTGGTGGCCTGCAACAGAACTCGCTGGACCACCCCGATCTCGGTTTCCGCGACGATCCCGCGCTCGACCAACTCGACGAAGTCGCGGGCGGCCATCTCGGCCTGACGGGTCATCTCCCACGCCGCCGACCACACCAGGGTGCGTGGCATCGAATCGCTGATGTCGCCGATCCGTGTGGTCGCGGTCGACAACGAGTCGGGGTCGAGCCGCACCGAGGCGTAGGTGAGGTCGTCGTCGTTGATCAGGATCAGCTTGCCGCGGTGGACGCCGAGCAGATCGGCGACGTCGGTGCGTTCGCCCTCGACGTCGAGTTCGACGCTGTGCGTACGGGTCAACGCGCCCGAGTCGCCGTCGTCATAGATGCCGACCCGCAGCCGGTGCACCCTCGTCCCGCCCACCTTTGACGAGTTGTCGGCGCCACCGGCACCCGGGACCGCCCCGTCCTGCACGATGGTGAACCGGGTGAATGCGCCCGAGTCGTCGAGCTCGAAGTCCGGGCGCAACACGTTGATGCCGGTGGTCTTGAGCCACTGCCCACCCCAGTCGGACAAGTCGCGGCCCGAGGACTTCTCCAGTGCGGCAAGAAGATCGGAGAACGTCGCGTTACCGAAGCGGTGCGCGGAGAAGTAATCGCGGAGACCGGCGAGGAAGTCCTCGAGGCCGACGTAGGCGACGAGTTGTTTGAGCACCGACGCGCCCTTGGCGTAGGTGATGCCGTCGAAGTTCACCTCGACCGCGGCGATGTCGGGGATGTCGGCGGCCACCGGATGTGTCGAGGGCAGCTGATCCTGCCGGTAGGCCCACGACTTCTCGACGTTGGCGAAGGTGGTCCAGGCGCTGGTGTACTCGGTCGCCTCCGCCTGGCACAGCACCGAGGCGAAGGTGGCGAAGGATTCGTTGAGCCACAGGTCATCCCACCACTTCATGGTGACGAGATCGCCGAACCACATGTGGGCCATCTCGTGCAGGACGGTCTCGGCCCGGCGCTCGTAGAGATAGTTGGTGACGCGGGACCGGAAGACGTAGTCCTCCAGGAAGGTCACCGCCCCGGCGTTCTCCATGGCGCCCGCGTTGAACTCCGGAACGAAGAGCTGATCGTACTTGCCGAAGGCGTAGGGGATGCCGAAGTTCTTGTGGTAAAACGCGAATCCCTGCTTGGTCTCGGTGAACAACCGGTCGGCGTCCATGAACTCAGCCAGCGAGGCCCGGCAGTAGATCCCCAGGGGGATGGTGCCGTGCTCGTCGGTGTAGGAGTCGGTCCATTCGGTGTAGGGACCGGCGATCAGGGCCACGAGGTAGGTGCTCATCGTCGGCGTCTCGCGGAAGCGGTGCACGCCGGGTTCGGCGGCCACGGTGTTGGCCACGGGCGCGTTGGAGATCACCTTCCAATCGGTGGGCGCGGTGACCGTCAGCGTGTAGGTGGCCTTGAGGTCGGGCTGATCGAAACACGCGAACATCCGCTTGGCATCGGCGGTTTCGAACTGCGAGTACAGGTAGACCGAGTCGTCG
Encoded proteins:
- a CDS encoding sensor histidine kinase, producing the protein MRARLLPRSLAGQAVALQVAVVVAIVVVGSLLAIVDARADANRAAREQVTAVAVSIADAPSTAAAITSPDPTAQLQPVTEHIRLATGIAFITIMNTDGIRYTHTDPRFIGGRYLGTISPALRGETFTEIYTGTLGPSVRTIAPVRAGDGSIVGAVAAGITQSTLTEDWVSQLPLIGAIGGVALVIALVGLWAIRRRLLRHTGGLTPTELRVMYDHHDAVLHAVREGLVVVDSSRPVLVNDEARRLLGLDEPLRIPEFMTSGTEPLRDILVAEGGRVLMVNRSPVPGRDAAVITIRDRTEVAEAMGELDSMTRFAEALRSQAHESANRLHTIVALIEMGRSDDAVRMATENIELSQKLVDRVGDAVVEPTLAALLLGKTAQAAERGVALTLTEESMVDDHATQVLSAGELITVVGNLIDNALDAVDPDDPWVEVTVVGDAAHVHVVVADSGPGMTPDEFARARRRGYSTKAGGDTAGRGLGLALVAQVVHLHGGTIRAENTYGSVVGVEITAGAQTSTPTEPDTGRFR
- a CDS encoding response regulator — translated: MIRVLVVEDDQVIAAAHVDFLSRIGGFDVVAHAATAQEALRRATAAADGAHPVDLVLLDLGLPDASGISLASALSGIVPSPDIIAITAQRDLDSVRSAMAHGVLLYLIKPFTFAAFGEKIRQYLSYREALTGGGDAVSQRDIDRALANLRTADTRRTAAKGRSPDTEDAVGRAIRDSGDGLTASEVAGAIGSSRVTAWRYLERLADDGTVDRFTEYGNTGRPQIRYVWRAR
- the pepN gene encoding aminopeptidase N, which translates into the protein MTAPNLTRDQARERAATVDVSHYAIELDLTDGNGAPGATTFASTTTVTFTATQGASTVIDLVAPTLHSATLNGTELDVTGFDESIGIELTGLAAENTLTVVADCAYSNTGEGLHRFVDPTDDSVYLYSQFETADAKRMFACFDQPDLKATYTLTVTAPTDWKVISNAPVANTVAAEPGVHRFRETPTMSTYLVALIAGPYTEWTDSYTDEHGTIPLGIYCRASLAEFMDADRLFTETKQGFAFYHKNFGIPYAFGKYDQLFVPEFNAGAMENAGAVTFLEDYVFRSRVTNYLYERRAETVLHEMAHMWFGDLVTMKWWDDLWLNESFATFASVLCQAEATEYTSAWTTFANVEKSWAYRQDQLPSTHPVAADIPDIAAVEVNFDGITYAKGASVLKQLVAYVGLEDFLAGLRDYFSAHRFGNATFSDLLAALEKSSGRDLSDWGGQWLKTTGINVLRPDFELDDSGAFTRFTIVQDGAVPGAGGADNSSKVGGTRVHRLRVGIYDDGDSGALTRTHSVELDVEGERTDVADLLGVHRGKLILINDDDLTYASVRLDPDSLSTATTRIGDISDSMPRTLVWSAAWEMTRQAEMAARDFVELVERGIVAETEIGVVQRVLLQATTAIESYADPTWAEQTGRPGFSARLLELARAAEPGSDHQLAFVNTLLAGALDDDQVGVAKGLLDGDDPASHGLSGLTVDTDLRWRLVIALATAGAIDTDPGSTPVIDAEAERDNTAAGARQAATARAARPLAQAKADAWAQAVDDDSASNIFTRSVVAGFARPGQGALLGEYVAKFFDAVPGVWSRRSSEVAQTVVVGLYPSWEISEAGLAAADEFLAADHPAALKRLIVEGRAGVERSLRARAFDATR